Proteins from a genomic interval of Paenibacillus sp. RC334:
- the treR gene encoding trehalose operon repressor has translation MTTNIFLQIYQDYLERIRAGELASGTKMPSENELAREYNTSRETVRKALHLLAQNGYIHKIKAKGSFVLDIGRMDFPVGGLVSFKEMSERIGRKSRTIVHENRLIPASDEIAGHLELDKHRHLVWEVIRAREIEDESVILDKDYFRSDIVPVLTKEISSGSIYEYLENELHLQISYAKKVVSVEDASEEDHKLMDLNDYIHVVVVRNYVYLEETTLFQYTESRHRLDKFQFVNFARRAHGEEKKSDLSRNPV, from the coding sequence TTGACAACGAATATTTTTCTGCAAATTTATCAGGATTATTTGGAACGAATCCGGGCAGGTGAATTAGCCTCAGGCACGAAGATGCCCTCTGAAAATGAGCTGGCCAGGGAATATAATACTTCCCGTGAGACCGTACGTAAGGCACTTCACTTGCTTGCGCAAAATGGGTATATCCATAAAATAAAAGCTAAAGGCTCCTTTGTACTGGATATCGGGCGTATGGATTTTCCAGTTGGCGGATTGGTCAGCTTCAAAGAGATGTCCGAACGAATCGGGCGTAAATCACGTACGATTGTGCATGAGAATCGCCTGATTCCGGCTTCAGACGAGATAGCCGGTCATCTTGAGCTCGACAAGCATAGGCATCTTGTCTGGGAAGTGATTCGCGCGCGTGAGATTGAAGACGAATCCGTTATTCTGGATAAAGATTATTTTCGATCAGACATTGTGCCTGTGCTTACCAAGGAGATTAGTAGCGGATCCATTTATGAATATCTGGAGAATGAGCTTCATCTTCAAATCAGTTATGCTAAAAAAGTAGTATCCGTAGAAGATGCAAGTGAAGAGGATCATAAGTTGATGGATCTCAACGACTATATTCACGTGGTAGTAGTGCGTAATTATGTCTATCTGGAAGAGACCACCTTGTTCCAGTACACCGAGTCAAGGCATCGGCTGGACAAATTCCAATTTGTCAACTTTGCCAGACGTGCTCACGGGGAAGAGAAAAAGTCGGATCTATCCAGAAACCCTGTTTAA
- the treP gene encoding PTS system trehalose-specific EIIBC component, whose translation MPIERAQVERIIEAVGGKDNIEAATHCVTRLRFALYDDKLVDKNALDQNDLVKGQFSSQGQYQVVIGPGLVDKVYDEMIAITGGNRASKDDVKNAASKKQNPIQRAIKTLADIFIPILPAIVTAGLLLGINNILTGQGIFFEGMSLVQVYPQWTDFAAIINTIASTAFTFLPALIGWSAVIRFGGSPLLGIVLGLILVHPDLLSAYNYADAVTKGTVPVWNLFGWEVNKIGYQGQVLPVLVSAYVLAQIEKFLNNRIADSFKLLLVAPITLLITGFLAFTVIGPVTFMIGNAITGGLVYVFSLAPALGGLIYGGLYALLVITGMHHTFLAVDVQLIGTQGGTFLWPMLALSNIAQGAGALAMMLVLKDQKGKGLAFTSSVSAFLGVTEPAIFGVNIRYKYPFVFGMIGSGIAGVLLTVNHVMASSIGVGGIPGFLSIFPMNWGVFFIGMAIVLILPFSLTLAYGKLLNKRQQQSDLTKEELPNANHSTSSFTNQNSPANIPAETKGTDHKTSALDVLEVMTPVRGRIVPLEQVPDPAFADRQMGQGIAVQPEEGKIFAPFSGKVIHIMMKSKHALILEHASGVQILVHVGVNTVSLKGEGFTMHVKTGQTVEQGQLLMEFDRDLIQESGYPVITPVIVPDGQEMIESVEELPGEANALQYISMKIHLKPLSVDKNKPQT comes from the coding sequence ATGCCGATTGAAAGAGCACAGGTGGAACGAATTATAGAAGCCGTTGGCGGCAAAGATAATATTGAGGCTGCTACCCATTGTGTAACCCGTCTGAGGTTTGCCCTCTATGATGACAAACTGGTCGATAAAAATGCATTGGATCAAAATGATTTGGTCAAAGGCCAATTTTCTTCACAAGGACAGTATCAGGTCGTCATTGGGCCAGGTCTGGTTGATAAGGTGTATGACGAAATGATTGCAATTACAGGCGGCAACCGGGCTTCCAAAGATGATGTTAAAAATGCGGCCAGCAAGAAACAGAATCCGATTCAGCGTGCCATCAAGACACTGGCAGATATTTTTATTCCTATCTTGCCCGCGATTGTGACCGCAGGCCTGCTGCTTGGAATTAACAATATTCTGACGGGTCAGGGAATTTTCTTCGAGGGAATGTCTCTGGTTCAGGTCTATCCTCAATGGACTGATTTTGCTGCTATTATTAATACCATCGCCAGCACAGCTTTTACGTTCTTGCCCGCCTTGATCGGATGGTCGGCAGTTATCCGATTTGGTGGCAGCCCATTACTCGGGATTGTACTTGGTCTGATTCTGGTTCATCCAGACCTGCTGAGTGCTTACAATTATGCAGATGCAGTGACTAAGGGAACGGTTCCGGTATGGAATCTGTTTGGCTGGGAAGTGAACAAGATTGGCTATCAAGGACAGGTTCTGCCGGTTCTTGTATCCGCTTACGTGTTGGCACAAATTGAAAAATTCTTGAACAACAGAATAGCTGATTCATTTAAGCTGTTATTGGTCGCGCCGATTACATTATTAATTACGGGATTTCTTGCATTTACGGTTATCGGACCGGTTACTTTTATGATCGGCAATGCGATTACGGGCGGTCTTGTATACGTTTTCTCTCTGGCTCCTGCGCTGGGAGGGCTGATTTATGGAGGTCTTTACGCGCTGCTCGTCATTACGGGAATGCACCATACTTTCTTGGCCGTAGACGTACAATTAATTGGAACACAGGGCGGGACATTTCTATGGCCAATGCTGGCGCTTTCCAACATTGCTCAAGGTGCTGGTGCATTGGCTATGATGCTGGTATTAAAGGATCAGAAGGGCAAAGGGCTGGCCTTTACTTCATCCGTGTCTGCTTTTCTGGGTGTCACGGAACCGGCGATCTTTGGGGTAAACATCCGTTATAAATATCCATTTGTGTTCGGAATGATTGGTTCAGGTATTGCGGGTGTCTTGCTGACGGTGAATCATGTTATGGCTTCTTCAATCGGTGTTGGGGGTATTCCAGGCTTCCTGTCTATTTTCCCTATGAACTGGGGCGTGTTCTTCATTGGAATGGCGATCGTGTTAATTCTGCCGTTCAGCTTAACTTTAGCGTATGGAAAATTATTAAATAAGCGCCAGCAACAATCAGATCTTACTAAGGAAGAGTTGCCAAATGCTAATCATTCAACTTCTTCATTCACAAATCAGAACAGTCCAGCTAACATACCTGCCGAGACAAAAGGAACTGACCATAAGACTTCCGCGCTCGATGTACTTGAAGTCATGACTCCGGTTCGGGGACGTATTGTGCCTCTGGAACAGGTTCCTGATCCGGCTTTTGCCGATCGTCAGATGGGACAGGGAATTGCGGTGCAACCGGAGGAGGGTAAAATTTTTGCCCCTTTCAGCGGAAAGGTCATCCATATTATGATGAAGAGCAAGCATGCCCTGATTCTGGAACATGCGTCAGGTGTACAGATTCTGGTGCATGTGGGCGTTAATACCGTGTCACTGAAGGGCGAAGGTTTCACTATGCATGTGAAGACAGGCCAAACAGTTGAACAGGGACAATTGCTGATGGAATTCGACCGTGATCTAATCCAGGAATCCGGATACCCGGTTATTACACCAGTAATTGTTCCGGATGGTCAGGAAATGATTGAGTCCGTTGAAGAACTGCCAGGTGAGGCGAACGCTTTGCAATATATCTCTATGAAAATTCACTTAAAGCCTTTATCTGTAGACAAGAATAAACCACAAACTTAA